The following proteins are co-located in the Polystyrenella longa genome:
- a CDS encoding SH3 domain-containing protein translates to MSRITLIVTTVLLSLGNLVSAASKFPYEAVIQSDSAQVRSHNSQRSAITNELSSGDRIVVYAHQPGGWYKIVPPEGSFSLIPVNLVEARADLSGTGVVLQNNSPAYMGSAVGEMNTGVHNKLSKNDEVTLLEKVSINTQRGPVEMYKIAPPAYEYRWIEGHHVVAASQLGTQEESNPFALKQQPEPAAYSPAPQEQDPFAQTASATPQKTTVQKTTVVKSQPAASDSKGVRRSAPPVAEVQADRQALRELDLAFKDMIELDPEEWDLEGLEAAYQELQKQTQHKAIASQVDLRYGAVKKYRKIKAEYDSFIQLTSSTSDREAELRQQQGQIATTNGVGDSTVIMSNEGYIESETQPLIGDATSGPVLGSSLSGPAMNPVELGPVMTEGPAFGANATGTTVSSPSPTSAPATIVSSPGNSFPQGDLIGGPQGFGPTIGNAQPVSGPTLEIPNLSNQESAAEPVIYEGPDSMQDSEPVAQQDSGLPEFDGAGIIQRTINPREGLPTHVLVSPEGKIISYVQPRGELNLDEYVGQSMGIQGDVDYRPDLNRHVLVIDRMMPVQLTR, encoded by the coding sequence ATGAGTCGCATTACCTTAATTGTTACAACAGTTCTCCTGAGCCTGGGAAATCTCGTATCCGCTGCGTCCAAGTTTCCCTATGAAGCGGTGATCCAGTCCGACAGCGCCCAGGTACGCAGTCATAATAGCCAGCGATCTGCCATTACGAACGAATTATCGTCTGGGGATCGTATTGTTGTGTATGCCCATCAGCCCGGCGGTTGGTACAAAATCGTTCCACCCGAAGGAAGCTTCAGTTTGATTCCGGTGAACCTCGTGGAAGCACGAGCAGATCTGTCCGGTACAGGGGTTGTCCTGCAAAATAACTCTCCCGCCTACATGGGTAGCGCCGTTGGCGAAATGAACACAGGAGTTCACAACAAACTTTCGAAAAACGACGAAGTTACATTACTCGAAAAAGTATCCATCAATACCCAGCGCGGCCCCGTGGAGATGTATAAGATTGCTCCACCCGCCTATGAATATCGGTGGATTGAAGGACACCATGTCGTTGCCGCCAGCCAACTTGGTACGCAGGAAGAGAGCAATCCTTTCGCACTGAAACAGCAGCCGGAACCTGCAGCTTACTCACCAGCCCCTCAAGAACAGGATCCGTTCGCACAGACCGCTTCTGCCACTCCACAAAAAACAACCGTACAGAAAACGACGGTGGTGAAATCACAACCCGCAGCCAGTGACAGCAAAGGCGTACGTCGTTCCGCACCTCCTGTAGCCGAAGTTCAAGCAGATCGGCAGGCCTTACGAGAACTCGACCTGGCCTTCAAAGACATGATCGAACTCGATCCCGAAGAATGGGATCTCGAAGGACTCGAAGCAGCCTACCAGGAATTGCAAAAGCAAACCCAACACAAAGCGATCGCAAGCCAAGTCGATCTTCGCTACGGGGCAGTGAAAAAATATCGCAAAATCAAAGCAGAGTACGATAGCTTCATTCAATTGACTTCGTCCACGTCCGACCGGGAAGCGGAACTTCGTCAACAGCAGGGTCAAATCGCGACGACAAACGGAGTCGGCGACTCGACAGTCATTATGAGTAATGAGGGATATATTGAATCAGAAACTCAGCCACTGATTGGCGATGCGACATCGGGTCCTGTACTGGGAAGTTCCCTATCTGGCCCCGCAATGAATCCCGTTGAACTTGGTCCGGTGATGACTGAAGGCCCTGCATTCGGCGCTAATGCGACGGGCACGACCGTTTCGTCACCTTCACCGACCTCCGCACCTGCAACGATTGTCTCTTCACCGGGGAATTCTTTTCCTCAAGGAGACCTGATTGGTGGCCCTCAAGGTTTTGGGCCGACCATCGGAAATGCACAACCGGTCAGTGGACCGACTTTGGAAATCCCCAATTTGAGCAACCAGGAATCAGCTGCGGAACCCGTGATTTACGAAGGTCCTGACTCCATGCAGGATTCCGAACCAGTTGCTCAACAAGACAGCGGCTTGCCCGAATTTGACGGTGCGGGCATTATTCAACGGACGATCAATCCCCGGGAAGGATTGCCGACCCATGTGCTCGTTAGTCCGGAAGGGAAGATTATCTCTTACGTTCAGCCACGTGGCGAATTGAATCTCGATGAGTATGTCGGCCAATCCATGGGAATTCAGGGGGACGTGGATTATCGCCCCGACCTGAATCGCCATGTCTTAGTGATCGACCGCATGATGCCAGTACAGCTGACGCGTTAA
- a CDS encoding nucleoside permease: MGSTATAARLSVMMFIQFFIWGAWYVTAPLYLGPVGFGPADIGSVYAVGPLAGILSPFIVGMIADRFFSTERVLGVLHLLGAGMMYTVATKIDVDVDAGVTLSETEVATVISCIFGYMLCYYPTLALTNSLAMHNITDSEKTFPLIRVFGTIGWIVPGVFISFMNWDSTINFFWMASYASIVMGLYCFTLPHTPPPAKGKSISVREILGLDALVLLKRPSYLAFMVSSFLICIPLAFYYQIAAKYIGAVGVENPAFKMSFGQMSEIVFMLAMPFFFKRLGVKKMLLIGMLAWVVRYALFAFGADGPTVWMLIGGILLHGICYDFFFVTGQIYTDKVAGPEIRGQAQGMLVLFTLGFGMMIGAKVAGYIEGYFSPADAPVDWQNLWLVPAIASAVVFVFFALVFKDKVSRDIEPVEESGDTV; encoded by the coding sequence ATGGGTTCGACAGCAACGGCAGCCAGATTATCTGTCATGATGTTCATTCAGTTTTTTATCTGGGGCGCCTGGTATGTGACAGCTCCACTCTATCTGGGGCCAGTCGGTTTTGGTCCCGCGGATATTGGTAGCGTTTACGCCGTTGGGCCGCTGGCCGGTATTCTCTCCCCGTTTATTGTCGGAATGATTGCTGACCGCTTCTTTTCAACAGAACGTGTGCTTGGTGTATTGCATCTGCTGGGAGCCGGCATGATGTACACCGTCGCCACCAAGATTGACGTTGATGTTGATGCGGGCGTGACACTCAGTGAGACAGAGGTCGCCACCGTCATTTCCTGTATCTTTGGATACATGCTCTGCTACTATCCCACGCTCGCCCTCACGAACTCACTGGCGATGCACAACATCACCGATTCGGAGAAAACGTTCCCGCTCATTCGTGTTTTCGGCACAATCGGTTGGATTGTTCCCGGCGTGTTCATCAGTTTCATGAACTGGGATAGCACAATTAATTTCTTCTGGATGGCGAGTTATGCGTCTATCGTGATGGGGCTCTATTGCTTTACGCTTCCGCATACTCCACCGCCCGCCAAAGGGAAATCAATCTCTGTACGAGAGATACTTGGACTGGACGCACTCGTCCTGCTCAAACGACCATCTTACCTCGCCTTCATGGTCAGCTCGTTCCTGATTTGTATTCCACTCGCGTTCTATTATCAGATCGCTGCGAAATATATCGGAGCTGTGGGTGTCGAAAACCCGGCTTTCAAGATGTCCTTCGGACAGATGTCGGAAATCGTCTTCATGCTGGCGATGCCTTTCTTCTTTAAACGCTTAGGCGTCAAAAAGATGTTGTTGATCGGGATGCTTGCCTGGGTGGTCCGGTACGCCCTGTTTGCCTTCGGGGCAGACGGACCGACTGTCTGGATGCTGATCGGCGGAATTCTACTGCACGGTATCTGTTATGACTTCTTCTTCGTAACCGGACAGATTTATACCGACAAAGTGGCTGGTCCCGAAATCCGTGGCCAGGCACAAGGGATGCTGGTACTGTTCACTTTGGGATTCGGCATGATGATCGGGGCGAAAGTCGCCGGGTACATCGAGGGATATTTCTCACCAGCGGATGCACCGGTTGACTGGCAGAATCTCTGGTTGGTACCTGCAATCGCATCGGCGGTTGTCTTCGTATTCTTCGCACTCGTGTTCAAAGACAAAGTCAGTCGAGATATTGAACCGGTCGAAGAGTCAGGCGATACCGTTTAA
- a CDS encoding glycosyltransferase yields MSTSPHVPSQVPPGVTESDDKSQPSQSNSGQPNSDKMRRLKVAHIVEATNAGVGQHVLDMVGGLLDRDVDVHLIYSPLRMSGSFESKMREFEESGATLFSCPISAKIRPSDSTAALCVRRYLKKQGPFDIVHGHSSKGGAIARLAAFGLKTPVFFTPNAISTINPMISKRGKKFYGTIERILWSMTSRLVACSPEEAEHCIELGIPESGVVMIPNGINGIDLPSREEVRTKYDLPMDKIVLGFVGRFSPQKGPEIILKAFALIAKKYPDVILAMIGGGDQEAELKQLVADSKIGDQVRFLGMQPGAWSMPGFDVFCMTSRYEGYPYVVMEAAHASLPIVMTRFQCDTLMVEQGVQGYVVETDDFQAMADSIEKLLQKPENIKKFGEAAHEKYKIYSAEAMVDQCLTAYHDALK; encoded by the coding sequence ATGTCTACTTCTCCCCATGTGCCCTCTCAAGTGCCACCCGGTGTGACCGAGTCCGACGATAAAAGCCAACCTTCGCAGTCGAACTCCGGGCAACCGAACTCTGATAAGATGCGCAGACTCAAGGTTGCTCACATTGTGGAAGCGACCAACGCAGGCGTTGGCCAGCACGTACTCGACATGGTTGGAGGTTTACTTGATCGCGATGTCGACGTTCATCTGATTTATTCCCCGCTACGCATGAGTGGTAGCTTTGAAAGCAAGATGAGGGAGTTCGAAGAGAGCGGGGCAACACTTTTCTCTTGTCCTATCAGCGCCAAAATTCGCCCTTCGGATTCTACTGCCGCGTTGTGTGTACGACGTTACCTTAAAAAACAAGGTCCTTTCGACATTGTGCATGGACACAGTTCCAAAGGGGGCGCTATTGCCCGGCTTGCCGCGTTTGGATTGAAGACACCCGTCTTCTTTACACCGAATGCGATCAGTACGATCAACCCGATGATTTCCAAACGAGGAAAGAAGTTCTACGGAACAATTGAACGGATTCTCTGGTCCATGACAAGTCGTCTTGTCGCCTGTTCGCCGGAAGAAGCCGAGCACTGTATTGAACTCGGTATTCCCGAATCGGGTGTTGTGATGATTCCCAACGGAATCAATGGAATTGATCTACCTTCCCGCGAAGAAGTCCGTACGAAGTATGATCTGCCAATGGACAAGATTGTTCTCGGATTCGTCGGTCGCTTTTCGCCGCAGAAAGGGCCGGAGATTATTCTGAAAGCGTTTGCGCTGATCGCGAAGAAATATCCCGATGTCATTCTGGCAATGATTGGTGGTGGTGATCAGGAAGCGGAATTGAAACAGCTTGTCGCCGACAGCAAAATCGGAGACCAGGTCCGGTTTCTGGGAATGCAACCCGGTGCGTGGAGCATGCCCGGTTTTGATGTCTTCTGTATGACCAGTCGCTACGAAGGTTACCCTTACGTGGTGATGGAAGCGGCGCACGCTTCTTTACCTATCGTGATGACCCGTTTTCAATGCGATACCCTGATGGTAGAGCAAGGCGTGCAAGGTTATGTCGTCGAGACAGACGACTTCCAGGCGATGGCAGATTCGATTGAGAAACTGTTGCAAAAGCCCGAGAATATTAAAAAGTTTGGTGAGGCCGCCCACGAGAAATACAAAATCTACTCGGCGGAAGCGATGGTCGACCAATGTCTGACCGCTTACCACGATGCATTGAAATAA
- a CDS encoding glycosyltransferase family 4 protein, which produces MSRIAITLCLPDFTGASKMAKFYAEALIGAGHEVLVIHGPEPKVVDTSNTERTNFLVSLHEGGIQTVLLEELAFPLFPSVITKTAKIASEFGADCVIGVNARDRSVALKTANRLKLPGVLSLQNMHHFHGPMFVPRLKESYYRKAMQNHLTMGICSSTAVEDEMRERFSIPEERTCVVYNGVDVLNFPKATDEEIQQTRDAFQLQPDELMLVNIGRIDIQKGLEVLTSAFQQIIASGRKAKLIQVGDVLDGPNAAEMTNHFNSLKAFLKEHQLDDRFLFAGWRNDCPLLLRSADIYVHSAHWEGWPLSVVEAMGAELPVIMTDCSGRPAGFNDFEHGVIVPKNDPAALAGAVNKMIDLPAEERERIGQQGYQFALDNFEITRTGKKFVEIVEQMIEQNKKAHAPLTSS; this is translated from the coding sequence ATGTCTCGTATTGCGATTACTTTATGTCTCCCGGACTTCACCGGCGCTTCCAAGATGGCCAAATTCTATGCCGAGGCTTTAATTGGAGCAGGTCATGAAGTCCTGGTGATTCATGGTCCCGAACCAAAGGTGGTTGATACTAGTAATACCGAACGGACCAACTTCCTGGTCTCTCTGCATGAAGGGGGCATTCAGACTGTTCTGCTGGAGGAGTTGGCTTTTCCGTTATTTCCTTCTGTCATTACTAAGACTGCCAAGATCGCCAGCGAGTTCGGTGCCGATTGCGTCATTGGTGTGAATGCCCGGGACCGTTCGGTTGCTTTAAAAACAGCGAACCGGTTGAAGCTGCCTGGCGTGCTTTCTTTACAGAACATGCACCACTTTCATGGGCCGATGTTCGTACCGCGTCTTAAAGAGAGTTATTACCGAAAAGCGATGCAGAATCACCTGACGATGGGAATCTGCAGCAGCACTGCCGTCGAAGATGAAATGCGGGAGCGGTTCTCGATTCCTGAAGAACGAACTTGTGTCGTGTACAACGGAGTTGATGTACTCAACTTTCCCAAGGCGACAGATGAAGAGATCCAGCAAACCCGCGACGCGTTTCAGCTCCAGCCTGATGAATTAATGTTAGTGAACATTGGCCGCATCGATATTCAAAAAGGACTGGAAGTATTAACCAGCGCCTTTCAGCAGATTATTGCCAGTGGTCGAAAAGCGAAGTTGATTCAAGTAGGCGACGTTCTCGATGGACCCAATGCTGCCGAAATGACGAATCATTTCAATTCATTAAAAGCGTTTTTAAAAGAGCACCAACTGGATGATCGCTTCCTTTTCGCCGGGTGGCGAAATGATTGTCCCCTGCTTCTGCGATCGGCTGATATCTACGTCCACTCCGCCCATTGGGAGGGTTGGCCACTTTCAGTTGTCGAAGCGATGGGCGCTGAACTTCCCGTGATCATGACTGACTGTTCTGGTCGTCCAGCTGGTTTCAATGACTTTGAGCATGGAGTCATCGTTCCCAAAAACGATCCTGCGGCGTTGGCTGGAGCGGTCAATAAAATGATTGATTTACCTGCCGAAGAACGCGAGCGCATAGGCCAGCAGGGATATCAATTTGCTCTCGATAATTTTGAAATCACCCGAACGGGTAAAAAGTTCGTGGAGATTGTCGAACAGATGATTGAACAGAACAAAAAGGCACACGCTCCATTAACCTCATCCTGA
- a CDS encoding glycosyltransferase family 4 protein, with protein MARIGMTLANPNYTGACKMARLYGQAFLAAGHDVVLLHGPEITSENHDQTFIDALREDGFETELIPEMNKLIGPAVIKNTVEQARKYTLDCLIGFQQRDIPVALKASKELNLPALTSFQNQHTFHGRWPLPKLKESIFARLVRKELTLGICTSPAVQEEVVQRFKVLRKKTCVVYNGVEVLNFPEVSPEACQLVRDEFGIASDELMLINVGRIDPQKGLETLAQAVVQFKKSHPDQKFKLIQVGDVIAGPNQQNILKYREKLVDYVKSHGLADCFIMAGWRNDCPTLLKAADIYVHSAIWEGWSLAVVEAMGARLPSIQTDCCGVPEHYEQGKHGFIVPKGDASALSNAMAQMIEFSAEKRSEIGEAGFQFAAEYFEIQKTSQRFVQLVEENLKTSPASKIS; from the coding sequence ATGGCCCGTATTGGAATGACATTGGCGAACCCGAATTACACCGGGGCGTGTAAAATGGCCAGACTGTATGGGCAAGCCTTTCTGGCGGCGGGACACGACGTCGTTTTGCTCCATGGTCCCGAAATTACTTCGGAGAACCACGATCAGACATTCATCGACGCGCTGCGAGAGGATGGTTTCGAAACGGAACTCATTCCCGAAATGAATAAACTGATCGGACCGGCGGTCATCAAAAACACGGTTGAGCAAGCCCGTAAATACACGCTCGATTGTCTGATTGGGTTTCAACAGCGGGACATTCCTGTGGCGCTGAAAGCCTCAAAAGAGTTGAATTTGCCTGCGCTGACCTCCTTTCAGAATCAGCATACCTTCCACGGTCGCTGGCCGCTGCCCAAGCTGAAAGAATCGATCTTCGCTCGGCTTGTTCGCAAAGAATTAACCCTGGGTATCTGCACCAGTCCAGCGGTGCAGGAAGAAGTGGTCCAGCGGTTCAAAGTTCTCAGGAAAAAAACATGCGTCGTCTACAATGGCGTAGAAGTGTTGAACTTCCCCGAAGTCAGCCCGGAAGCCTGTCAGCTGGTTCGCGACGAGTTCGGTATCGCGTCTGACGAATTAATGCTGATCAATGTTGGGCGTATTGACCCACAGAAGGGGTTAGAAACGCTGGCTCAGGCTGTCGTCCAATTCAAAAAGAGTCATCCCGATCAGAAGTTCAAGCTGATTCAGGTTGGCGATGTCATCGCAGGACCGAATCAACAGAACATTTTGAAGTATCGCGAAAAACTGGTGGACTATGTGAAGTCGCATGGCCTCGCCGATTGCTTTATTATGGCGGGTTGGAGAAACGACTGTCCGACGTTATTGAAAGCTGCTGATATCTACGTTCATTCCGCGATATGGGAAGGGTGGTCTCTGGCAGTAGTGGAAGCGATGGGAGCCCGGTTGCCCTCAATTCAAACTGATTGCTGTGGCGTTCCCGAACATTATGAACAAGGGAAACATGGTTTCATCGTTCCCAAGGGGGATGCGTCAGCCCTGTCGAATGCAATGGCACAGATGATCGAGTTCTCCGCCGAGAAACGATCCGAAATCGGCGAAGCGGGCTTCCAGTTTGCTGCCGAGTATTTTGAAATCCAGAAAACCAGTCAGCGTTTTGTTCAGCTTGTGGAAGAAAATCTAAAAACTTCTCCGGCGTCCAAAATCAGTTGA
- the wbaP gene encoding undecaprenyl-phosphate galactose phosphotransferase WbaP, with product MTVLNSESGTLLSYEPSREVDVVTLDSKEIEQFRYSTSQRIVPVGASFSRQVVLTALPLILSDLAALVCSAWWSYVAISLIGYPNIPLGTLLPVLSVTMLLVFGFLELYPAAGMHRVLETRQLLLGTSLFMMLSAVCIAAYSPGPSPLGSIFVTWMLGLFLIPTFRSGIRSFCTKSKWWGQPALILGKGATADRLYKSLDQNCRQGIKPVGLVYDQRAEPEGKEANVPHLGESSNIVDVARQHSAYWLFVVQSELSSNARTFEHEVEKLAGSFPNVVIIPDNMQIPTLWNRCHDCNGLTGINIQERLMLPWPRLLKRTMDIVLTVVGGLMISPLFLFIAICIKFSSPGPVLLSTKRVGRNGKEIHPLKFRSMVSNADDVLNQYLEENPEMRAEWKKIRKLKNDPRVTRIGQFLRKTSLDELPQLWNVLKGDMSLVGPRPIFDDEIPRYRDEFRLYSEVSPGLTGLWQISGRNNTTYAERVEYDRFYVRNWSLWLDIHILMRTLKVVLLREGAY from the coding sequence ATGACAGTACTCAATTCTGAATCTGGCACGTTACTTTCCTACGAGCCATCTCGTGAAGTTGATGTTGTTACACTGGACTCGAAAGAAATTGAGCAGTTTCGATATAGCACCTCCCAGCGGATTGTACCCGTAGGAGCGAGTTTCTCTCGGCAAGTCGTGCTGACTGCCCTTCCTTTGATTCTTTCTGACCTGGCTGCTCTGGTTTGTTCTGCGTGGTGGAGCTACGTAGCAATTTCCCTGATCGGTTATCCCAATATTCCTCTGGGTACCCTCCTGCCAGTGTTGTCAGTCACGATGTTGCTCGTGTTTGGCTTTCTTGAACTTTATCCCGCTGCCGGGATGCATCGCGTTCTGGAGACCCGTCAGCTTCTGCTGGGGACTTCCTTATTCATGATGCTTTCTGCCGTCTGTATTGCCGCATACTCACCCGGTCCTTCTCCTCTCGGAAGCATCTTCGTGACCTGGATGTTAGGCTTATTCCTGATTCCCACGTTTCGTTCCGGGATTCGTTCGTTTTGCACAAAGTCAAAATGGTGGGGACAACCCGCTTTAATTCTGGGTAAGGGGGCTACAGCCGATCGACTGTATAAATCGCTGGATCAGAACTGTCGTCAGGGAATCAAACCTGTCGGTCTTGTTTACGATCAGCGTGCAGAGCCGGAAGGCAAAGAAGCTAACGTCCCTCATCTGGGAGAATCCAGTAATATTGTTGATGTCGCCCGCCAGCACTCAGCGTACTGGTTATTCGTCGTTCAAAGTGAACTCTCTTCGAATGCCCGTACCTTCGAACATGAAGTGGAAAAGCTGGCCGGTTCGTTTCCGAATGTGGTGATTATCCCTGATAACATGCAGATTCCCACACTGTGGAACCGCTGTCATGACTGTAATGGATTGACCGGAATCAACATTCAGGAACGGTTGATGTTGCCTTGGCCGCGTCTATTAAAACGGACCATGGATATCGTTTTAACCGTTGTTGGCGGTTTAATGATTTCTCCACTGTTCCTGTTTATTGCCATCTGCATCAAGTTTTCATCGCCTGGTCCCGTGCTGTTGTCGACCAAACGCGTTGGAAGAAACGGTAAAGAAATTCACCCACTGAAGTTTCGGTCGATGGTGAGTAACGCCGATGACGTTTTGAATCAATACCTCGAAGAGAATCCCGAAATGCGAGCGGAATGGAAGAAAATCCGCAAGCTGAAAAACGACCCTCGTGTCACCAGGATCGGACAGTTCCTTCGCAAAACAAGTTTGGATGAACTTCCCCAGTTGTGGAATGTCCTTAAAGGGGACATGAGCCTCGTTGGTCCTCGTCCGATCTTCGATGACGAAATTCCCCGTTATCGCGATGAATTTCGACTCTATTCGGAAGTCTCTCCTGGCCTGACCGGCTTGTGGCAGATTTCAGGACGGAACAACACAACCTATGCCGAACGCGTCGAGTACGACCGCTTCTATGTTCGCAACTGGTCTTTGTGGCTCGATATTCACATTCTTATGAGAACACTGAAAGTCGTTCTGCTCCGCGAAGGTGCCTACTAA
- a CDS encoding polysaccharide biosynthesis tyrosine autokinase — translation MPTTPPPEQQTSQSPLQGVLDVLSIIRRRKGIILFGIIVGAALGTLAILKLPEKWESQAQIHIIRHDPNLATEGSENSSPNDFRRMEDELANQMKIMSSHKIVKAALEAGLKNEDGTPINMMNLPSIMEELADDQNPIDYVIDNLYLSLQGEEGNIAVNGGHWIYVTFEHTNEADTPRVLKAILAAYQEHITETYQNPVNEAAQVIGGVANKAREEWEGIREKYKTFMESSQIYTTTGDTVNVYLNSLNDYETQLRLLQFERYAAESRLEIIKESLEPENMERFTDYQRLALVDSKHVERLGLLLSVENLEISVATNAATSEAFQAQQYTRAETANTEFDKLLSARLDLKAKKTEYADNHPKVIEAEENLQDLEKFLVEKKDDVPPPSTEALTPIDTSDLIRAYVSLLEKDLEDLLRQETTLVTFRDMAEAKAKEVATFKLNEELLRDEKELKKELFTNSNRRLEDISLLEDYELLKVQSMGNIDDVKSAKVSILYGIIPGGFVGMMFGLLLAFVIDLADSTFRSPEQIRNTLNTAVLAHVPRLNVRRLTKLADKKSKLSPVLVTYHIPQSPEAEIFRSLRTNLYFGTHGQSPKVVQITSPNPKDGKSVTTANLAISLAQTGKSVLLIDCDMRLPMVDKLFGLSTTVGLSDVLRGEAEIQDAVQETEVKGLTALVCGPVPDNPAELLNQESFTSLLAVVREQYDYVIIDSPPLLVVSDATAIAPRVDSVILNLRFKKNGRPEATRAMEILQSVDADVLGVTMTGYDSQGGQYYSASKYTSFGAKESRSYYTSYTKTARKEKV, via the coding sequence ATGCCCACTACTCCACCTCCTGAACAACAAACTTCGCAATCCCCGCTGCAGGGAGTGCTCGATGTATTGTCGATCATTCGCCGCCGTAAAGGGATTATCCTGTTCGGCATCATTGTTGGTGCCGCATTGGGAACCTTGGCGATCCTGAAATTGCCCGAAAAATGGGAGTCCCAGGCGCAGATCCACATCATTCGCCATGACCCGAATCTGGCAACCGAGGGTAGCGAGAATTCCAGCCCGAACGACTTCCGTCGAATGGAAGATGAACTCGCTAACCAGATGAAAATCATGTCGAGCCACAAAATCGTCAAAGCAGCACTGGAAGCAGGGCTGAAAAACGAAGATGGCACTCCGATCAACATGATGAACTTACCTTCCATTATGGAAGAGTTGGCGGATGATCAGAACCCCATTGATTATGTGATCGATAATCTCTACCTGAGCCTTCAGGGAGAAGAGGGCAACATCGCCGTCAATGGTGGTCACTGGATTTATGTGACATTCGAACACACTAACGAAGCAGACACTCCTAGAGTATTAAAAGCAATTCTCGCCGCCTACCAGGAGCACATCACTGAGACCTACCAGAACCCGGTCAACGAGGCCGCTCAGGTCATCGGTGGGGTTGCGAATAAAGCCCGTGAAGAGTGGGAGGGAATTCGAGAAAAATACAAAACATTCATGGAGTCTTCCCAGATCTACACAACGACGGGAGACACGGTAAACGTCTACCTGAACAGTCTTAACGACTACGAAACTCAGTTACGTCTGCTCCAGTTTGAACGTTATGCTGCGGAATCTCGGTTAGAGATTATCAAAGAATCTCTGGAACCAGAGAACATGGAGCGGTTCACCGATTACCAGCGACTGGCTCTGGTCGACTCCAAACATGTTGAACGCTTGGGGCTGCTGCTAAGCGTAGAAAATCTGGAAATCAGTGTTGCCACAAATGCAGCGACTTCCGAGGCGTTTCAGGCACAACAGTACACACGAGCGGAAACGGCGAATACCGAGTTTGATAAACTGCTTTCTGCCCGCTTAGATCTTAAGGCCAAAAAAACTGAGTATGCTGACAATCACCCCAAGGTGATTGAAGCTGAAGAAAACTTGCAGGACTTGGAAAAATTCTTGGTGGAAAAGAAGGATGATGTTCCTCCCCCGAGTACTGAAGCCCTGACACCGATTGATACATCCGACCTGATTCGAGCTTACGTAAGTCTGCTTGAGAAAGACCTTGAAGACTTGCTTCGTCAGGAAACGACTCTGGTAACATTCCGCGATATGGCAGAAGCGAAAGCGAAGGAAGTGGCTACATTCAAACTGAATGAAGAGCTTCTTCGCGACGAAAAAGAACTTAAGAAAGAGCTGTTTACCAACAGCAACCGTCGTTTGGAAGACATTAGCCTCCTGGAAGACTACGAACTGCTGAAAGTGCAGTCGATGGGCAACATTGACGACGTCAAAAGTGCGAAAGTATCGATCCTGTACGGTATTATTCCTGGTGGTTTCGTCGGCATGATGTTCGGGCTGTTACTAGCCTTTGTCATCGACCTGGCCGATTCAACCTTCCGTAGTCCGGAACAGATTCGAAACACCTTGAACACCGCTGTACTAGCTCATGTTCCTCGGTTGAACGTTCGTCGTTTGACGAAGCTGGCGGATAAAAAATCGAAATTGTCACCTGTCTTGGTGACTTACCATATCCCGCAATCACCTGAAGCCGAGATTTTCCGTTCACTGCGGACAAATCTGTACTTCGGAACCCATGGTCAATCGCCCAAAGTCGTTCAGATCACGAGTCCGAACCCGAAAGATGGTAAGTCGGTGACGACGGCTAACCTGGCAATCTCTCTTGCCCAGACTGGCAAGTCGGTATTGCTGATTGATTGCGATATGCGATTGCCAATGGTGGACAAACTGTTCGGTCTAAGTACAACAGTCGGGCTCTCGGACGTTCTCCGTGGCGAGGCCGAAATTCAGGATGCCGTTCAAGAGACCGAAGTCAAAGGGTTGACGGCTCTCGTTTGTGGACCTGTTCCAGATAACCCTGCGGAATTACTCAACCAGGAGTCTTTCACTAGTTTGCTGGCTGTGGTCCGAGAACAATATGACTACGTGATTATTGACTCTCCTCCATTGCTGGTTGTCAGTGATGCAACCGCGATTGCTCCTCGTGTGGACTCTGTGATCTTGAATCTACGATTCAAAAAGAATGGACGTCCCGAAGCGACTAGAGCGATGGAAATTCTCCAGAGTGTCGACGCCGATGTGCTGGGTGTCACCATGACTGGGTACGATTCACAAGGCGGCCAGTACTACAGCGCCAGCAAGTACACCAGCTTTGGGGCCAAAGAATCTCGTTCTTACTATACGTCCTACACGAAAACAGCTCGTAAAGAAAAAGTCTGA